Within the Paramagnetospirillum magnetotacticum MS-1 genome, the region GCTGGTCGTTGAAACGGGCGCTGTGATACCAAGCCCGGCCCCGCCAGATTGATATTGCGGCCGTAATGGGGGCCGGTGACCGAGGTCATGGGTGGCAGCGGGCCGGCGGCCTTGAAGTCGCTGCCCGGCTTGGTCACCACATAGGACGCCGTCACATAGGGCAGCCACTCGCCCTTGCCAAAGCCGTTGGGGTTGTTCTTCAGGGCATGAACATCGGCCTGCAGATAGATATCGGCGTTGTCCGGGCCGTATCCGACATGGCATCGGCGGCGGCAGCCTTGCGCTCGGGGGTATAATTGGCGATGGCGGCATCGCCGCCCTCAAGGATCAGGGCGATGGTGGCGGGAACATCCACCGACTTCGCCGAGACGGGAAACGCGGCGAGGACTATCATCGAGACGGCCAGAATTAGGTGGCGAATCATTTCTTCCCCTCATTTCCATCGGGATCCACTTTGGCGGCATCGAGTGCCTTGCCGTCTTGGCGCAACTCCCTGCGCAGCGTCTCGGCCAGGGCGGACACGTCGCCGGTTCCGGGCTTGCTTGCGGCCTTGCGGAGATTGTTGAACATCTCTTCCACATCGGCGGTATGGGAGATGCCGAAGTTGGAGCGCTCTGCAATCTCCATCTTCTTTTCTTCGAAGGTGCCGAAATAGGCGGTGTGGAACGCCGCCTTGGCGTCCTCGATCTTGCCTGCCTTGGCAAAGGTTTCGACCTTGGTAACCTCTGTGCAAACTTCCCCGGCGATTCCAGCCCAATAGCCACCGGCTGCCCATGCCGAGGCTGATACAAGGAGCAGGGCAGTGCACATTCCGATCGACCAGGTCCATTTCATCTGGAACCCTCCCTTAGTGAGTTTGCTAATGACTCGAATTCGCTGTGGGTGTAGTCGAACGAGGGTCGCTAGTGCAAGTGATACGCGCTCGCATCCAGGCAAAATGACGAGCCTTGGAGTAGGCGGAGATGGGCAAGCGCCACTCTCCTCACATGTCAGCGTATGGCCGGTGGCACACCCGAGACATCCACGGCAGTCATCCCAATGGCCGCTTTTGAGCGCATCGAGGTGCCGGGGCCGGTCAAGGTAGATTGGGCGGTCCTGACCATCGACAAGCTGATCTTGAAGGAGGGCGCCCGGGGAAACTTCTGAGCCCCGCCCGTCGCCGGTGCTGCATCATGGCGGTGTGCGAGTGGTTGGCTGTGCCGGAGCGCCGGACTTGCCCGGTGCAGGGGCAGCCACGCTCGACACGGCGACGTGAGCCACAGGGTCGGGATGATGAAGAGGCGCTGACCGCCGCCGCCAACTCTCCGGTCAGCCCGGCGATGATATGGCGCAGGGATTCGACGTCATCGGGAAGGGAGGAAGCGGCTTCGTTTTATTGCGGCTGGGGGGGGCGGTCAGTCTGCAAGCCCTTAACAGGGGCGGACTCTTGCCGTACCTGCGATGTGCCGGAGGCTGCCAGAGCTCTATCGCTTCTGATTTTTATTTGCGTCGCAACTTAATAATATCTTTAAACAATTTATCTTGAGAGCATGCGGGAGCTTGGCTCGCCCCGCCAGTGGGTGTGTCGTTGGTGGTTGCCATTATTTTGCAGTATTGCATCAAAATGTAAGAATTCATAAATTCTTTGTTTAAGTCAAAAGAGTTCTCAAACGAACTAGCGGCAAGATCAAATTGATAATTCTTGCGATATGCAATGCCAAGATAAAAATGCGCCAAAAACAACATCTCATCAGATTGATTCATGTCAATCCACGCGCTGTACAGCCTAATTGCACGCACGAAATCACCCGCACTAACTGCCTTTTCGGAAATTTCTATGATTTCGGAGATCGAAAATCCGTCATTCGACACGCCAAATGCCCTCCAGGGTTGTTTGGCGCTGATTAGCAGGCGGCGGAAAAACTCTCGGGGCCTTCCCCTGGATCGTCATCCCCGCGAAAGCGGGGATCCATGTTGGGGCAAGGCCGTGCTGTCGCCACAAGATATAGCGATGCGGATGCATGGATTCCCGCTTTCGCGGGAATGACGAAAGGAAAAGGGCTTTTTTCCGCAGCCTGTTAGATCGCCTTGCGTGCCGGGATGTGATCAAGACTGAGAGTGACTTTGAAGGAGTCTGCGCCACTTTGGAGATATCGTTCTTGAGTATGATATCGAGGACGACGTTGTGGGAGCGGGTCCTGCCGCGGTTGTTGTTGATGCTGCTTTTGCCGGTATCAAGAGATGTGTCTCGGACATAGCGGTTTCGCTGTAGAGCAAGGTGCGGCGGGTGACGCGAATGTTGGCTCTCTGCCGGCCCCAGACGACCACGGCACCGGCGAAAGCGGCCGTCAAACCCAGCCATGTAAACCGGATCTTGGAGCGGTGACGAACTGGCGGCGGCAGATAGGCCAAAGTGACGCATACCGTTCTCCCAAAATGCAGATGGCCGACCGGGTGGTTGTCGAAGGCGGCCCGGCCAGCCTCGCGGAAGGGGGGCGAATTGGCGAATCGGCCCTCCTGTCGGAATTGTGCGCGATCTCCAAGAGCAGTCAAGCAATTGATACCGGCAGACGAGGCGCGCGTAGAGCCCGTTGGCTACCGCATAGAGGGAGCCGCGGTCGCCCCCAGGTTCGGCTGGCGAAGATTGACGGTTATGGCTCGGCAACCGTCCATAGCCCGAAAGGTGGTCTCGCCTTACCTGTCCCGCTGATTTCGCGGGGACGTCCGAAGCCCTTTAGCCGAATAAATCGGCATAAGGGTCAAGCTCCGCTTCGGGCCGTTTCTTCGGCGTCTTCGGACGGACCGGCGCCTTGGGCGTTTGGAACGAGGAAATGGCGTTCCAGACCTTGAGGAACAGGCTTTCGCGGCCATCCAAGATACCCGCCTCCTCCCGCTTTTGCCAATGGACCTCGCCCAGCCCGGTTTTGACGGACTGACCCGTAGCCACGGCCTGCGTGGCTTCGACGGCCGGAGCGGGGGGCGGCGGGGCGAGCTCGGCGTCAGCCGGACCTGCGTCCCGAAGATCGCTTCGCCGGGGCTTCGGCGTCCTGGCCTTGGCGCGCTTGGTGGCGGAAGGGGTGGGCGTCCGCTCCGTGTCGGCGGCACAGGAGGCCGCATTGTCGCAAACCGGCTCTCTGCATTTCCTGGTCACTTGCCGCGTCCATCCCATCACTTGAGGTCTTGAATTACGTCTTATCAGATTCGCGGAGAGTTTTCGCCATTTCATGGAGGCCAAGGGGGAAGGCGATCTCCAAGGGCGGTGACAGAGGGGCGCCGCGCAGGGTATATGGATGGTTTGGTCGGGTGCGGGATTCCTGCGGCAAGGCGTGATCAAATGACAACCACGGACCGTGATGCCGATTGGGTCGGATGGTGCCGCGATCAGGCGGCTCTGTTGCGGCGCCTGCCCGTCGCCGCCTGCCCGGTGGGGCTTGACCCCCAGGCGCTGGCTCAAGAGATCGAAAGCGGGGCGACTTTGAAGGTGGATCAGGCGGCCGGGTGGATCTTTCGCGCCTTGCTGGCCGTGGTGAAGCTTGCGGCCTACGATGATCGCGGCCAATTGCAGCGCCTGGATTTCGCCCAGTCCCAGCTGGCCCTCGTCTGGCGGCCGGGCATTCGGCGGCACCTGGATATGGACGATGTATGGCTACAGGTCCGCGAGGCGGCCGGGCAGATTCGGCCGACCGCCATTGAACTGCCCCGATCCTGCCCGATTCTGCTGGAGGACATGGTGCCTCGGAATGGTGGGGCTTTCGATGTCGGGACCATGGAGGCGAAGCTGCTGCGGGCGGGGCTGAGCCGCCGGAGCGCCTAATGGTCGGGACCTGCTATTTTTCGTTAATTCACCCTGGGCAAGTGTTGCTGCATATGCCGTGAAGATCGGCGCGCGCCTCCCGCTGGATATAACTAGAGATTTATATATCATCTGCCAGTTTTGATATAATTGTCGTTTATACCATGTCACAATCTCCTCTGGACTCTGACCATGCGTCCCATTTTTAAGCGAGCACTCATCGTCGAGGATTCGCCGCAGATGCGGACGCTGATCAAGGTCGTCTTGCATCAGTTGGGCGTGGCGGAAATCGTTGAGGCGGAGGACGGTAACGAGGCTTTGCAGGTCCTGCGTGAAGGCGGGGCTGATCTTGTCGTCATGGATTGGATGATGCCGGGCATGGATGGCATTGAATGTACCCGGCGCATCCGAGCCGGGCAGGATGGGATTGTCCCAAGTATTCCCATAATCGTTGCCACCGGGGTGCAAGGCGACGGCGCCGAATCAATGGCCTTAGCGGCCGGAGCCAATTGCTTCCTAAAAAAGCCATTCTCCATCAAGAGGCTGCACGCTGCTTTCGAGATGGTTCTGGGCGAGAGTGCCGCCTCGATGAACTGACGTGATCGTCGATTCCGCACGGGGTCGGACGGATGGCTTGCTTGCTGTACCCCGATTCCCGCCGTCGGCATCCCATCGGCCTTGTTTCAGGGACGCAATAACCCCAGGACAGGGGGGGCTGATCTGGAAAAGCAGCCATGGGGAGGGGGCTGAATCGTGCCGTGTGGACCATTTCTTTCCCGTGGGTTGTTCGGCGCAATCCAATACTCGCGGCGAGGCTGCAACCGATTTGTAATATTTATGAGATGTTTCGCATAAGTCAGCAATTGATTTAGATCGCGTCTAATTAACGGCGATTTTTACTTGCCTCCCCCCCCCCCCCTACGTGTAATAAACTGTGCGAATAACCGGACAGAAAATATGGGTATTGTAGGAGGGGGGTGGTGGTCGCTACGAATATCGGCGGAGCAAAGGCACTGGCAATGTCGCCGACGGTCGGCAAGACCGTGGCGATTTGTGTCAGTGCCGGTATTGGGTGGGGTGTGCTTTCGGTTCTCGCCGTAGCGGCATTGGGCAGTGTCTATCTATGCCGCAAATTCGCCGGGGAATTGGACGAACCCGTCAGCGATCTTGAGGCATAGGCCGCGATCATTTCGTTTGCCACGCCATGCGTGACGATGATCTGGCCCGACTTGCGGAAAAAATCGTGCTGGCGTGGGCGGGCGGTAGCGGTCGGGCGATCAAGCCGAAACAGGACGTCGTGGCGTCGGTTTTCATGACACTGCGCGAAATCCGCGAGCACGGCCATCCGCTATCGGGCGGGCATGGACCGTCCAAGGCCGCCGACCAGCGGACCGGACATGACACCTCGGTCAAGCTGATCTGCTGCCCCGACTGCGATTCCATCATGCGAAACCCTGCCGCCCTGGCTCGGCATCGGCGGTTCTGCGTCAAGGGAATGCGCAAGATCAACCTTTCGACAGACTGATACCAGATCCAAGTGATCGCAACCGATCACCGGGATCGCCCACAGTCGCCGGGCACCGCCCGTGGCGGCTTGGCTTCCGCGCCATTAGAGCGTGATGCCCAAAATGTGCATCACGCTCTCTCAGTTTATTCGTTGCCCCTCTGCCTTAGCGCGCGCCTCCGCGCTTGGCCGCGCCCTCAATGGGCGCAGGAGCACCGCGCCTCATATTTGAGGCTCGATGCTCTAGGCGCGCGGCCATCGAAATATATTTCGACCCCCCGGAGGGGAGGGCCTAACCAAATCCAGATGAGTCTGCCTCATCGGGATTTGGTTAGGCCCATCCGTCGCGGGGTGTCTTCTGCCCCGCTTGGTTCCTGCCATGCCGCCCCGAAGTGGGCGGCCGGCCGGAACGGGGGGCGTCAGGCCAGTTCGTCCCGCAAGATGTCCTCGTCGGAAGCGCCGTTGGCAGCTTTGCCGCGGTTCAGTTCCTTCTCGACCAGATCGACGCCGCGATCCCAGGCATATTTGGCGGCAACGCCGGCCACCAAGGCGGTGCCCAGCGATACAACCAAGCCGCCGCCGACGGCGGTCGCGGCCACGGCGGAAAGCGCGGTGGCCAGGCCGGCGCCGACGGTTTCCTTGCCGGTATCGATGGCCGCTTCGGTATTGGTGATGCGCTTTTCCTTCAGGAGGCGGACGTTCTTGGCCAAGGCGGCGGCGCCGCCGACCAGGGCGCCGAGAACGCCGACGCCGGGAACGGATTTCGCCAGATAGGGGGCAAGGTGAAAGGGCATTACGATGGTCCTTGTGGTTTGGATGTCGGTCTTATTCTTCCCCGGCCGCAGCCAGGAGCGCATCATCGGACAGGTCGGGGGTGCCGTGGCGGCGTCGCGCCCAGACATAGAGCGCGGCGGCCCCGGCCAGTCCGGCGGCCCCCAGAAGGAACGGCCCCCAGGCGCCGAGTCCCAGACCGAGGCCGAGGCCAAGCCCCTTGGCGGACAGCATGGCACTGCCGGTTCCGGCGGCGGTGATGGGAGTGACGGTGCTGGCTCCGGCGGTCAGCAGCGACGAGGCTGATCCAGCGCCCACGGCGGCGGCTCCGCCGGTGCCGGTGACGGCGGCCGGAATGAATTTGGCGGCGATGGCGCCGCCGCCGACGGCCTTGCCCGCTCCGGCGGTCAGGGGCTTCAGGACCAGGAATTTGCCGGTGGTGCCGCCGATGACGGGGCTGGGGGCGACCACGAAGGTCTTGCCCACCAGGCCGCCGGTCTGGGTCGCGGCGTTCTGGACGTTGATGGCGATCAGATCGCCGCCGCCGACCGGGTTCAGATACAGCATGCCGGCCGCCTTGGTTCCGGCGGCGACGGGGGGCTGGGCGATGGTGAAGCTCTTGCCGGCCAGGGCGGGCAGGTTGACGGCGGCGGCGGTGCCTTCCACCTTCATCATCACCAATTGTCCCGCGCCCGTGGCGGCGGCGGCGGCCTTGGCGCCGGTGACCGGGGTCAAGGCGATCCAGTTGCCGATACCGCCGATGGCGGCGGGGGTCTTGCCGACCATCACGGTCTTGCCGACCAGGGCCTGCAGTTCAGCCACCTGCCGGGTCGCGTCCAACTTGACGATGATTGGCGCCTGTCCGGCGGCGGAGGGGGTGATGGTGGCGAGATTGGTGGCCGCCGACACCTTGGTGACCGTCGCGGTCTGACCGGCGAGGGCGGAAACCTGGGACGCCTGCATGGCGCTTTCGACCTTGGCCAGGAGTAGGTCCTGCATCGTGTCTGTCTTTCCTTACGGCGGCGAGAATGCCGCTATGCGCCTGAAACCGGCGGGCTTGTTGAGCGGCTTTGGATCAGATCAACGCGACGAAATAGCCGACCAGCGGCAGGCGCCAGGTGCGGCGCAGCGCCACCGAGGCCAGACCAGCCACCGACAGAACCAGCACGCCCATGGACGAGAAACCAAACAGCCACTTGCCGATCAGGGGAAGATGCAGGGCGAACATGGCCAGGACGCTCCACATCCACAAGACCAAGCCCTGCTTGGCGTGGAAGTACACATATTCGTCGTCCCGGCTCATCAGCAGCGGGACGAAGCAGAGAATGCCCAGATAGCTCAGGCCCGCCATCAGATAGGAGCGGCAGCCGCAGGGGGTGTTTTCGGTTTCGAGCAAGATTGCCTCAGCCATTGTCGTATCCTCGCTTAAGTCGCATCGGCGGCGGCATCAACCTCCGCCTTGCAGTTTTTCAATTTGCCGACCAGATAGGCGGCGCCCGCCAGCCCGGCGATGCCGACAAGCACGGGTCCCCAGGCACCGAGTCCCAGTCCGAGTCCGAGACAGACACCCTTGCCGGTCAGCATGGCGTTGCCGATGGCGGCAGTCCCGACCGGAGAGGCGACGATGCCGCCCCCGACGCCGAGGGCGGCTCCGCCTGTCCCGACCCCCGCGGCGGCCGAAGCCTTTGCCGGGGCGGCGGCGCTTGCCAAAATCTGCCCTCCAACCTGAGCGACCATGACTCTACACTCCGAATCCTCACTTACAGCCCGGTAAGAGTAATTGAAACAAGAGCCCAGGAAAACAGAAAATGCGTTGATAGCTCCTCTCAACTTCTCTTCGGGTCATGTGATCTTCGGCTGGGGATGACTATGCGCTTCATCTCCAGATATTTTGTTGAGAGTGATTTGCATGCGCGCCAAGCCGGACGGGATTGACGTATTCAATCCAGGTCGGCTTGGGAACGATCCCTTTGGATGTTGACGGTGGCTTGTTTCCTGTGGCACTCGAAAGTCCCCGGCCATGAGGTGCTC harbors:
- a CDS encoding iron transporter, whose amino-acid sequence is MYLQADVHALKNNPNGFGKGEWLPYVTASYVVTKPGSDFKAAGPLPPMTSVTGPHYGRNINLAGPGLVSQRPFQRPAFRQSWSITG
- a CDS encoding tetratricopeptide repeat protein; protein product: MSNDGFSISEIIEISEKAVSAGDFVRAIRLYSAWIDMNQSDEMLFLAHFYLGIAYRKNYQFDLAASSFENSFDLNKEFMNSYILMQYCKIMATTNDTPTGGASQAPACSQDKLFKDIIKLRRK
- a CDS encoding response regulator — its product is MRPIFKRALIVEDSPQMRTLIKVVLHQLGVAEIVEAEDGNEALQVLREGGADLVVMDWMMPGMDGIECTRRIRAGQDGIVPSIPIIVATGVQGDGAESMALAAGANCFLKKPFSIKRLHAAFEMVLGESAASMN
- the mamC gene encoding magnetosome protein MamC; its protein translation is MPFHLAPYLAKSVPGVGVLGALVGGAAALAKNVRLLKEKRITNTEAAIDTGKETVGAGLATALSAVAATAVGGGLVVSLGTALVAGVAAKYAWDRGVDLVEKELNRGKAANGASDEDILRDELA
- the mamD gene encoding magnetosome protein MamD, translating into MQDLLLAKVESAMQASQVSALAGQTATVTKVSAATNLATITPSAAGQAPIIVKLDATRQVAELQALVGKTVMVGKTPAAIGGIGNWIALTPVTGAKAAAAATGAGQLVMMKVEGTAAAVNLPALAGKSFTIAQPPVAAGTKAAGMLYLNPVGGGDLIAINVQNAATQTGGLVGKTFVVAPSPVIGGTTGKFLVLKPLTAGAGKAVGGGAIAAKFIPAAVTGTGGAAAVGAGSASSLLTAGASTVTPITAAGTGSAMLSAKGLGLGLGLGLGAWGPFLLGAAGLAGAAALYVWARRRHGTPDLSDDALLAAAGEE
- the mamF gene encoding magnetosome protein MamF → MAEAILLETENTPCGCRSYLMAGLSYLGILCFVPLLMSRDDEYVYFHAKQGLVLWMWSVLAMFALHLPLIGKWLFGFSSMGVLVLSVAGLASVALRRTWRLPLVGYFVALI
- the mamG gene encoding magnetosome protein MamG; protein product: MVAQVGGQILASAAAPAKASAAAGVGTGGAALGVGGGIVASPVGTAAIGNAMLTGKGVCLGLGLGLGAWGPVLVGIAGLAGAAYLVGKLKNCKAEVDAAADAT